In Calothrix sp. NIES-2098, the DNA window TATTCGTTTAAGTACTGTTCCTAAAAGCGTAAATATTTCATCTATTGTTAAATCTGTAGACTTAGTTACTTCTTTAAATACCGCCTCTGCCTTATCTAAAGGGTTTAAATCCTCAAAGCCAAGAAAAGTAATAAGTGCAGATTGGGTTAAATCTTTAGGCATTGGAACCACGACAGCGCGAATGGTTTTCCATCCTAAAACCCTTGCACCCTCAGTACGCAGTTGACCATCAAGCAGCATATAGCGTCCGTTTTCCTGAAGTACCAGAATAACTGAAGAAATTTGCCCATGCTTTTTGAGTAAACGTGCTTTCGCTTGAATTGATTCTGATGTAATTGTCTGCCGAGGTTGGTTAGGATTGGAATCGATCAGGTCTAAGTCAATCTCAACTTCTCCTGATTGATTTTGTAACTGTTCTCGAAGTTTTTCCAATTCTATTTCTAAATCTGGGGATTGAGTAGCTCTTAGGCGCTCCACTTCTGACTGAAGTTCGGCAATTTTTTGTTCTTGATCTGTCTTTTGAATTGCGCCACTGAATCTGTCAGCAATTTTAGGTAAGGCCACGGTTATTTCTTCTCCTTTTTATCCTTTATCAAAGCTGCTAAATCGTCTGCTATTGGTTTGAAATCTTTACAAGCAGGATGCTTGGGACGGAATTTCTGTAAAGGCAAGCCATGAGCACTAGCATTTTTAAATTCATTCGAGTTGCGAACTTTGGGGTAAAGCTTCAAGTGTAACTGATTAGCAATTTCTGGCAATTGCTCTAAATATTGTCTATGCATTGCCACCGACTCATCATACATACTTGGTACAAAACCGAGAATTGGTGGTCTTGGTTCAAGATGCAATTCCTCCGCTGTGGAAATACACCATTCTACTAGTTCAGCTGACCCAGAAATGGCTTTCATTTCCAGTTGTACTGGTACTAAAATATGTGTTGACGCTGCTAAAGCATTGACATTAAGCATTCCTAAGGTGGCAGGACAATCCAAAATTATTAAGTTATGAGGCAGTGGGGAACTTTTAAGGCGATCGCTTAGTGCATACTCTCCTCGTTTTCTAATTACCAATTCATTTGCTATCTCAGCTAATAGTGGATGTCCTTGACAGACTTCTACTTTGTGATCCTGCCAAACCCGAACAAGAGACCAATTGCCTTTGAAGTCTTTCGATAAAACTTTTACTAAAGTGTTTGATGCTTCTGCTGGTGGTAGTCCGCAAAAAACATCCAAAGAACGCTGTGGATCTAGATCAATCATTGCTACTGAAAAGCCACGCCGACTCATTTCATAAGCAAGGTGTACACTCAGCGTAGTTTTGCCTACACCGCCCGCGTTTGCCAAAAGTGAAAGAACTATCTGCTTCATATGATTAGTTTTGTCGAATTTCAAAATCCGACATAATGGTGTTGAATATTTACTTTTAAGGACGTGACTGCAAAAAAGTGCTTTAGTTTAAACGTTTAGATTTGATATCCTCTCACCAATAAAAAAGTACCGTTTAGGGGTGGAGTTAATCAGCGATTTCCAGTCGGAGCCAGTCTTTTTGGTTGATATGTTAATCGATTTTGGATTTGAGATTGCTAGGCGGTAGCGTAGCAAAGAGTAAGGGTAAGAGACGCACTCGCATTCGCGATTTGGAATACAAGGATTTGTTCTGTCCACAGATGTGCATAAACTGAAATCATCTAAAATCTAAAATTGGTACGATCAAAGTAGTTGCTTGTTTACAGAGTAAATAAGGCTGGCTCCTACTTTTGGTTTAGTAATACCCCACCGGTGAAACACACTTTTTTTCAG includes these proteins:
- a CDS encoding chromosome partitioning ATPase ParA family protein, whose amino-acid sequence is MKQIVLSLLANAGGVGKTTLSVHLAYEMSRRGFSVAMIDLDPQRSLDVFCGLPPAEASNTLVKVLSKDFKGNWSLVRVWQDHKVEVCQGHPLLAEIANELVIRKRGEYALSDRLKSSPLPHNLIILDCPATLGMLNVNALAASTHILVPVQLEMKAISGSAELVEWCISTAEELHLEPRPPILGFVPSMYDESVAMHRQYLEQLPEIANQLHLKLYPKVRNSNEFKNASAHGLPLQKFRPKHPACKDFKPIADDLAALIKDKKEKK
- a CDS encoding chromosome partitioning protein, ParB family, whose translation is MALPKIADRFSGAIQKTDQEQKIAELQSEVERLRATQSPDLEIELEKLREQLQNQSGEVEIDLDLIDSNPNQPRQTITSESIQAKARLLKKHGQISSVILVLQENGRYMLLDGQLRTEGARVLGWKTIRAVVVPMPKDLTQSALITFLGFEDLNPLDKAEAVFKEVTKSTDLTIDEIFTLLGTVLKRIERDGNSKELTNLINVSTEKQQQGLEQLGVIDTEQSLLLVLLELGLNPSSVKTNLMPMLFLPQDLKDAIRQKGLKGAHALALATLSAKGLDIKEEQATSERIAATNKVLNENLTVPETRQLIKAIKDKYLKYKKSESKEVKAVIQKIKELSEDSLQGASQEQLQQLRALLEQKLVALSKVLNA